The stretch of DNA GATTTCTACCGCGAAGCCGCCGACTGGCCCGTGGAGATCGTCCACCTGGGCGAGACGGTCTGCTCGCGGCGACGCGACATGAAGCTCGACGACTGGATGGGTATCGGCCGCGAGCTGGCCCAGAGCGGCAAGCAGGTGGTGCTCGCCAGCCAGACCCTGATCGAGTCCGAGGCCGACCTGCGCGACCTGCGCAAGCTGTGCGACAACGGCGAGTTCATGGTCGAGGCCAACGACCAGAGCGCGGTGCAGCGCCTCTCGGCGGCAGGCCTGCCGTTCGTGGCCGGCGCCGCACTCAACCTCTACAACCCGGCCTCCCTCGCCGTGCTGGCCCGAGCCGGCATGCAGCGCTGGCAGGCGCCGGTGGAGATGTCAAAGGACGACTTGGCCCGGCTGCTGGCAGACTGCCGTGACCAAGGTCTCGACGCCCTCTGCGAGGTGTTCGCCTATGGCCACCTGCCGCTGGCCTGGTCGTCCCGATGCTTCACCGCGCGGCGCTATCAGAAGCCCAAGGACCGCTGCCGGTTCGTCTGCCAGAAGCATCCAGAAGGTCTCGCCCTGCGCTCCCAGGAGTCCCGGCAGGTGTTCACCCTGAACGGCATCCAGACCCTCTCCGGCGCCTGCCAGGACCTGCGCCACGAGATCCCGGGCATGGCCGAGATGGGCGTCGGGATCGCCCGACTGAGCCCACGCCCCGTGGGCATGGCCGAGGTGGTCACCGCCTTCGATGCGGCCCGGCGCGGCGCGCTGCCCGCCCCCGACCCGCTGGCGCTGGTGGAGGCCGAACTCTGCGACGGCTACTGGCACGGCCGGCCCGGCATGGACAACACTCGTGGAATGCCCGCGTCATGACCGGGCCGGTCCTGCGCCACTGAATCCGCAGGCTGAAGACGGGGCTCTGCCATGTATCTGACGCTTGCCGATATCCTGCTGGCCACCAGCATCCTGCAGTCCTTGGCCCTGGCCGCCTTCCTGCTGCTGCCCGAGACCTTTCGACAGGTCAGCAACCGCCTGCTGGCGGCCAGCCTCCTCGCCTTCGCGGCCGGCCTCGGCGAGGTCTTCCTCTATTCCACCGGAGTCGCCCTGCGGCACCCGAACCTGGCCTATCTGGGTACCCTGGTGGGCCTGCTCCAGGCGGGCCTGCTCTATCTCTATGCCCAGTCACTCATGTACCGGGAGTTCCGCCTCGTCCCCGGACACGCCATCCATACCCTGCTGTTCTGGGTGGTCTCGGCCATCTTCCTGGTGGAGTACTACCTGCAGCCCGGCGAGGTGAAGCTCCAGATACTGATGAGCCGTGACCATCCGGGCGTGCTGACCTCTCCCCTGCTGGCCGCGGCCATCCACCTGGTGTTCCTGGGCTACCTCTGGGCCACCATTCGCGCCCTCGGCCGCTTCGGCACCACGGTGCGCCAGCTCTTCTCGAACCCGGAGAACAAGCAGCTGGCCTGGCTACGCACGCTACTGATCGGCTACGCCTTCGTCTGGACCCTCAGCCTGCTCTACTGCCTCGCCGCGCATGTCTTCAAGAGCAATGCCAGCGCCCAGTGGGTCTCCGCCATCGGTGCCGTGACCGGCTTCCTGTTCATCAACTATCTGATCATTCACGCCCTGCGCCAGCCCATCATCTTCTCGGGGCTGAGCGCCGAGGAAGCACGCCTCGCCCAGAGCGACGGCGACCCGGACGCACCAGAGGAAGACGTGGATGATGAGCTTCTGCGTCGCCTCGCGACCCACATGACCGAGGCCAAGCCCTACCTGGATGCCAACCTTTCCGTGGCACAGCTGGCACGCCAGCTCGGTGTGCCTGCACGAGAACTGTCACGCACCATCAATCGGGGGCTCGAGAAGAGCTTCTTCGAATTCGTCAGCGACTACCGCATCGCCGAGGCTCGCCAGCGACTGCAGGAGGCCGATGCCAGCGCCACCATTCTGCAGGTGATGTACGATTCGGGCTTCAACTCCAAGTCGGTGTTCAACACGGCCTTCAAGAGGGCCACCGGCATGACCCCCAGCGCTTATCGCGCCCGCCACTGACACCACGACCGGCCATCAACCTTCCCCCTCGGCGTTCGATATTGCGAATCCCACGATAGAACCTTCAACAGGCTGATAAGAAAGGTTTTTTCCTGAGTTCGACTATGCGTGATCGAACGACCCGTGCGGCGCGGCTCCCTACCATGGAAATACAGTCGACATGCAGATCGGCTGACTCATCCACGACTCTGGAGCATGACGTCATGACACTGTCCCTTCGCAAGCACCTGCTGGCCATCATCACCGCCTCCGCCCTTGCCCTATCACTGGCGACGCCGGCGCTCGCCCACTGCGACGCCATGGACGGCCCGTTGATCACGGAAGCGCAGAAGGCCCTCGACTCGGGCGATATCACACCGATACTGAAATGGGTGCCGGCCTCGGACGAAGCCGCCCTGGCAGAGACCTTCGACAAGACACTGGAGGACCGGGAGCTCGGCGACGACGCCCGGGAACTGGCCGATCAGCAGTTCTTTGCCACTCTGGTGGAGATTCACCGTGCCTCGGAAGGCGCCCCCTTCACCGGGATCAAGCCGGCAGGAGCCATTGACCCAGCCGTTCGGGCGGCCGATCGCGCGCTGGAAGAGGGTGAGATCGATGCCTTCCTGGCGCGGGTGGTCGAGCAGTTCGAACAGCAGGCCCGCTCGCGCTTCGAGGCTACCCTCGCGGCAAGGCAGCGGGCCGACGAAAGCACCGAGCTGGGCCGGGAGTTCGTCGCTCATTACGTGGACTATGTGCACTACCTCGAGGAGGTGCACAACGTGGTCGCGGGTCTTGCCAGTGCCCACTGAGCATTGAGCCACTACTCATCCCGCAACAACGCATGGAGCAATAACGCCCCGGGCCACTCTCGTGACCCGGGGCGTTGCGTTCTAACGGCTGACGGTCAGCGGTGCACCATCCATCGCGCCGCTGTCAGCCGCACTTGGACCAGCCGCACCCGGAGTAGCAGGTGGGGCAGCCGTCCATCATGATCAGCTCGCCGTTGCACTCGGGGCAGTGGCCGACCACGGAGGGGCCGCCGCCGCTCTGGTCCTGAGCCTTGCGCTCGGCCTGCTCGATCTCCTCCGCCGTGGGCGGGTGCCAGGGATGGCCGTTCGCCAGGCGCTGGGCATAGCGGGTGACCAGCTCCTCCACCGGCACCTGGTTGCCGTCCTGGTCCAGGAAACCGCGGCGAAAGAGGATCTGCTGGATCGACCAGGCGATGGCCGCCACCTCGGAGTCATGGAACATCGGCTTGCCCCAGCGGTTCATGCCGCAGCGTACCAGGCCCTTGTCCCAGGCCACCTTGCGCAGGTCGGCGACCGCCTGGGTGACGTAGCCGCCCCGGGCGGCCAGCGACAGGCTGCGCATGGTCGCGGTGATCCACTGGTGCTCGCTGGAGAGCTGGCCCGAGGGGAAGAAGAACTCCACTGGACGCTCGATCACCACCCGCTTGCCGTTGAGCACGCCTTCCACGGGCATGAAGGAGACCAGCAGGTAGACCTTCTTGCGGCCCTCGGCCCCGACGTAGGAGATCTTCTCCGACACGGCCTCCAGGGTGCCCTCGGGGCGCGAGGGAATGCGCACCGTGA from Halomonas aestuarii encodes:
- a CDS encoding U32 family peptidase — its product is MYAIPTLQLSLGPVLFYWTRERYADFYREAADWPVEIVHLGETVCSRRRDMKLDDWMGIGRELAQSGKQVVLASQTLIESEADLRDLRKLCDNGEFMVEANDQSAVQRLSAAGLPFVAGAALNLYNPASLAVLARAGMQRWQAPVEMSKDDLARLLADCRDQGLDALCEVFAYGHLPLAWSSRCFTARRYQKPKDRCRFVCQKHPEGLALRSQESRQVFTLNGIQTLSGACQDLRHEIPGMAEMGVGIARLSPRPVGMAEVVTAFDAARRGALPAPDPLALVEAELCDGYWHGRPGMDNTRGMPAS
- a CDS encoding helix-turn-helix domain-containing protein, producing the protein MYLTLADILLATSILQSLALAAFLLLPETFRQVSNRLLAASLLAFAAGLGEVFLYSTGVALRHPNLAYLGTLVGLLQAGLLYLYAQSLMYREFRLVPGHAIHTLLFWVVSAIFLVEYYLQPGEVKLQILMSRDHPGVLTSPLLAAAIHLVFLGYLWATIRALGRFGTTVRQLFSNPENKQLAWLRTLLIGYAFVWTLSLLYCLAAHVFKSNASAQWVSAIGAVTGFLFINYLIIHALRQPIIFSGLSAEEARLAQSDGDPDAPEEDVDDELLRRLATHMTEAKPYLDANLSVAQLARQLGVPARELSRTINRGLEKSFFEFVSDYRIAEARQRLQEADASATILQVMYDSGFNSKSVFNTAFKRATGMTPSAYRARH
- a CDS encoding DUF6448 family protein, which produces MTLSLRKHLLAIITASALALSLATPALAHCDAMDGPLITEAQKALDSGDITPILKWVPASDEAALAETFDKTLEDRELGDDARELADQQFFATLVEIHRASEGAPFTGIKPAGAIDPAVRAADRALEEGEIDAFLARVVEQFEQQARSRFEATLAARQRADESTELGREFVAHYVDYVHYLEEVHNVVAGLASAH
- a CDS encoding ribonucleoside-diphosphate reductase, yielding MAVEINSKIVSYSVKKAVEEPPLPEENPLTVRIPSRPEGTLEAVSEKISYVGAEGRKKVYLLVSFMPVEGVLNGKRVVIERPVEFFFPSGQLSSEHQWITATMRSLSLAARGGYVTQAVADLRKVAWDKGLVRCGMNRWGKPMFHDSEVAAIAWSIQQILFRRGFLDQDGNQVPVEELVTRYAQRLANGHPWHPPTAEEIEQAERKAQDQSGGGPSVVGHCPECNGELIMMDGCPTCYSGCGWSKCG